The following DNA comes from Hordeum vulgare subsp. vulgare chromosome 3H, MorexV3_pseudomolecules_assembly, whole genome shotgun sequence.
ctcgacACTTTGGTAGGCACGACTCATGCGGCATGCTCCGTTAACCGCTTCATGGTGATGACCAATGACGCAGGACCAACTTGCAAATTTCTGATTTGTTTTCTCCAATTGAGAACAGAGGCTCATCGACTTATTGGTTGACTCACTGTAGCAATGAATCAAATTTGTTGATATATATTGTTGATTTATTGAAGCGAAAATGTTGGTTTTGAAATTTAACAAATTATTTGAGATGTTCTCTACAGAGAATAATTTGTAGCTTGGTTGTCACTACTGTGAAGTTTCATGTTTTATACAACTGTGCTAAGAAAAATTGTAACTTCACttgcccatgttgaaacttctggcTCCCCGCCATTGTGTCTTAGTTCCTATGTGGCAGGGTCATAGTTACAAAATACGTATATTGTTTATTGGGCTAGTAATATCTTTCATCTTCATCGGTATTTACTGTGTCTTTGTCGATGTGTGCTACTGATTAAGAGCCCACTCCTCTAATTCTTTTGTATCACCCTGTCCCCCACATAAATAAAAGTGTCATATAAGCGGGTTATCAACCTTTTCATTGATGTGCAACTGATTTGTAACGATAACACCGTTGCACACATGAACCTATCTAGCCAGTGCAcctttttaatcaacaacccaactCTTGATGTGCAACTAAAATTACAATATGCAAATTTCTAGACCGTGTCAACATTTATGATTGGCCCTTGGAACCAGAAACGTGCATGGAGCACCCATGCCCCAATGCTGAGCATGAACACGCCCCCGACGGCCACCGGTGTGTAGTTGAAGTCGTCCTTTGCCACCGGGTACGCCACCGGCAAAGAGAAGAGCACCGTGACGAAGGCTACCCAAAGGACTGCTACCCAGCCGACGGTGACCCCATACCGGCCAAGGTGAAATGGCCCCGGTATGAATGAGTTCCGGGCCGTGGTCACGCGAAAGAAGATGGGCAGCGCGTAGGAAATGTATAGCCCAATCGTCGCAATGGATGCCATCGCCTGAAATGCCACTTGGCTGCCCAATGACTGCGCCAAGAATACGAGGCAAGAAATTTAGAGATGGTACGCGGGAGAATATTTTCAGATGATGGGAGAAAGTTGCAAGTAGTCGCTCACCGTGAGGGCCATGGCAAATGCCACGAAGACAGAAAGCCAGACCATGTTTAACGGCACTTCGTGCCTACTCACCCGGTGCCACACATGCGAGTACGGCATTGCCCCATCACGGGAGAAGGCGTAACCCATCCTGTGTCACGGGAGTTGTGGCGTGTCATCAACTTAATAATTTTAATAAGAAACTAAACCAATTTGCATAGATTTAATAACATTGATCATGGGACATGCAAATGCATACTCCAGTGATAATTATTAATGGGGTTAGGTTTGTTCTAGATTCATGGTTATCTTGTGATCTACTTTGTAAGTGGGCTTCCCCGACATATTGTATCGGTAGGTCATGTACTTTCTTGTGTTGTTGATTTATATACAAAACATAGCAAAAGCATATTTTGAAACGATGATTAATTATTTTGGAAGACGAATTACCTTGAATTGCTCGTGATGGACCCGATGCCGCAGAGGAACATGGCACCGGCGATGACCCCGAGGCAAGCCACCGCTCCTACGCCGCTGTTGTACCTCGCGCGAAAGGTGGTGTAAAGAGCCTGGGCGATGGCATTCCCGCCGGCATCGTTCTCGGGGCTCAGCAGATACGGTATGTCCGTCACCACCGACGTGAGGGCCACCAGGTAGATCCACCCAAAGATGGACGAGAGAGCCACCGCGCTGATGATCCCGATCGGCCCACTTCTGTCTGCGCCCTTTGTTTCTTCGGTCTGCACATGTGTACAAGTGCAGGCCAGGATATATACCATGAGGTCACAATATGTGTGTAGATTAAGTGATCGGCAGAATGAAACATAAACATCATCTACCATGTGTGCAGATGCGTCGTAGCCAAGCACCGAGTACTGGCTCATCAACAACCCCACCGCCATAATATAAGCCTTGTTGTGGATCCCCATGCCGTTGTCCGTGTTGAAGTGCGTGAAGATGAACTCGACGCTCGCCCTCTCCTTGGCAACTGCGGGAATCAGGATCACCAACACCAAGATACCTACAATTTCAGAGAGTTTAGACAATTTCTTATAATTCTACTCATAAGTCAAGAGACAAGAAACAAAGTTGATGAATTCTTTTTTGCTTGTAGAATGTCATGCCATATCATTTCCTCCGATGGCCACCACCGGTGGCACTCTCGCTGGGCAACGCCGGGTGGGTGGGAGATTCTAGGCACTGGCCGAGGACGTAGACCCTGACGACGATCCTGGTCTGCAGCTACCGGAGGTGTCATCGCCATCTCCATCAGACCTGGTATGTGAATCGTTGCAGCTTGGTTATACAGAGGAAGAAGTGGCACAGACTATCGACGTCGTGGTGCCTCCTTCCGATCGCGCATGGTCTGGGCTTGGAGAACTCGCCGAGGACAGGGTCGAAGTACTACGACGGATTGTTCACCGGAGAACATCGGCTTCTGCGATACAGAGGAAGACCGTGGAAAGGACCAATCCCGAAGGTACGATTACCAGCTCTAACTCTTGCGGACTTCATCGATTCATGGAAGGAAGTTCCAGCCAGAAAGAAGAAACATCCAGTGTCCACGGTGCGGCCGCCGGTGACGTCGCCGGTTGGACTGGATCTCGGGATCCGCGAAAGACGGCAATCACGTTTGAAAAAACTGGTTGGTCAAGATGGGCCATCAGGATTCATGAACGGGCCAGTGTCACCTGGGTATTCGGCCCAGCTTGACACGGAGGTTAGCCCTGATAACAAGTTGGATTCCCGATCGGACTCGTTGGTTTCCTATCGCGGTTCACCTCTTCCCGACGAACCGAGAGCTAGGGTTCTTGCCGTATCGGATTGTAAGACACAGCTCCGTCCTGCCTCGTCAGGTTTTCCGTCGATATTGGGGCGAGCACGTCGTGTGCCGGCACTTCGCCCGGCTGCGGCGAACATGGCGGCGCAAGGCTCTGGCCAGCCGCCGGATTCATATGCTAATGCAAAGCAGGCTACTGCA
Coding sequences within:
- the LOC123440924 gene encoding amino-acid permease BAT1 homolog, whose translation is MAPRRSADETADADRARLHQLGYKQELKRGLSAVSNFAFSFSIISVLMGVTATYNTGLRYGGPASMTLGWLVVTVFNGCVALSMAEICSAYPTSGGLYYWSAKLAGREWAPLASWVTGWFNIVGQWAGTTSVDFSLAQLIQVIVLLGTGGANGGGYLASKYVVLAIYGVILVVHGLINSLPIRWLSWFGKLGAFWNVAGILVLVILIPAVAKERASVEFIFTHFNTDNGMGIHNKAYIMAVGLLMSQYSVLGYDASAHMTEETKGADRSGPIGIISAVALSSIFGWIYLVALTSVVTDIPYLLSPENDAGGNAIAQALYTTFRARYNSGVGAVACLGVIAGAMFLCGIGSITSNSRMGYAFSRDGAMPYSHVWHRVSRHEVPLNMVWLSVFVAFAMALTSLGSQVAFQAMASIATIGLYISYALPIFFRVTTARNSFIPGPFHLGRYGVTVGWVAVLWVAFVTVLFSLPVAYPVAKDDFNYTPVAVGGVFMLSIGAWVLHARFWFQGPIINVDTV